The Chrysoperla carnea chromosome X, inChrCarn1.1, whole genome shotgun sequence genome includes a region encoding these proteins:
- the LOC123302099 gene encoding uncharacterized protein LOC123302099 translates to MAALPESRVTPSKPFSHTGVDFAGPFVVKSGNPRKPRLTKGYLCIFVCFSTKCVHLEFASELTTQCFLAALDRFVARRSLPSDIYSDQGRNFLGASRLLNEISIFLEENRENISDYLSLKSVQWHFNCAYAPWFGGLWEAGVKSAKSLLKRMFKESSYSVEDYFTIFARIEAVLNSRPLCDLPADPSEASSYLTPGHFLTGTPLTSLPERYPPCEQPVRDRWLNLRRLVQSFWKRWSKEYLNTLIQRNKWKSPAATPEVGDVVLVKGDQTPPLSWPIGRIIRLHMSADGIPRVADLKLADQQVVTRAVARLLPLRGSIE, encoded by the coding sequence ATGGCCGCTTTACCCGAATCTCGAGTCACCCCCTCGAAACCATTTTCTCATACCGGAGTCGATTTCGCCGGTCCTTTCGTTGTTAAATCCGGCAACCCACGTAAACCTCGTTTAACAAAAGGTTATCTCTGCATTTTTGTGTGCTTTTCCACAAAATGTGTTCATCTTGAGTTCGCTTCAGAACTCACTACTCAATGCTTTCTAGCAGCACTGGATCGATTTGTAGCTCGTCGGAGTCTTCCATCCGACATATATTCCGATCAAGGTCGGAATTTTCTTGGCGCCTCAcgccttttaaatgaaatttctattttcttagAAGAAAATCGCGAGAATATCTCCGATTATTTGTCTCTTAAAAGTGTACAATGGCATTTCAACTGTGCGTATGCACCTTGGTTCGGGGGTTTATGGGAAGCTGGCGTCAAATCCGCTAAATCGCTCCTCAAACGCATGTTCAAGGAATCTTCCTATTCCGTTGAAGATTATTTCACGATATTCGCCCGCATTGAAGCGGTGTTGAACAGTCGCCCACTGTGCGATCTGCCTGCTGATCCTTCTGAGGCATCGTCTTATTTAACTCCTGGACACTTTCTTACCGGCACCCCCTTGACCTCGTTGCCCGAACGTTACCCACCTTGTGAACAGCCCGTTCGTGACCGTTGGTTGAACCTGCGACGCTTGGTTCAAAGTTTTTGGAAGCGTTGGTCTAAagagtatttaaatactttaattcaAAGAAACAAATGGAAATCGCCTGCCGCCACCCCTGAGGTTGGGGATGTCGTATTAGTAAAAGGGGATCAAACTCCCCCACTTTCTTGGCCTATTGGTCGTATAATCAGACTTCACATGTCTGCAGACGGTATACCTCGTGTTGCCGATTTAAAACTTGCGGATCAGCAAGTAGTTACTCGGGCGGTCGCCAGACTGCTTCCATTGCGTGGGTCGATCGAGTAA